One Amblyomma americanum isolate KBUSLIRL-KWMA chromosome 8, ASM5285725v1, whole genome shotgun sequence DNA window includes the following coding sequences:
- the LOC144100038 gene encoding uncharacterized protein LOC144100038 has protein sequence MDTTTFALLLAIVAGGYIASAQYKYQGQFNKFCNLTDATKNKTLNCVEESYRNTSSSLLYPSKVLEEMCNKTKEHHINITVFLQNLFPKFLKRNVTAIFKGLKACLKKNARNVNQSC, from the exons ATGGACACAACCACGTTCGCACTACTGCTGGCTATCGTCGCGGGAGGCTACATCGCTTCTGCGCAATATAAATACCAAGGGCAGTTCAATAAGTTCTGCA ATCTCACCGATGCAACCAAAAACAAAACTCTAAATTGTGTAGAGGAG AGCTATCGAAACACCTCAAGCAGCTTATTATATCCCAGCAAGGTTTTGGAAGAAATGTGCAATAAAACA AAAGAGCACCATATCAACATTACAGTATTCCTG CAAAACCTCTTCCCCAAGTTTTTAAAAAGGAATGTG ACAGCAATATTCAAGGGattgaaagcttgcttgaagaaaAACGCCAGGAATGTAAATCAAAGTTGTTGA